A genomic window from Trueperaceae bacterium includes:
- the smpB gene encoding SsrA-binding protein SmpB produces the protein MLVNRRASHEFELLERYTAGIELTGSEVKSLRQGGGSIAEAFAVVKGGEVFVEGMNIPPYKDASYNNHEPRRPRKLLLKRKEIAELERAVSRKGLTIVPLRLYFKDGWAKLDIAVGRGKKLHDKRRDAAARDAKREIERALKGSFDG, from the coding sequence ATGCTGGTCAACAGGCGGGCCTCCCACGAGTTCGAGCTGCTCGAGCGCTACACCGCGGGCATCGAGCTCACCGGCAGCGAGGTGAAGTCGCTCCGCCAGGGCGGCGGCTCCATCGCCGAGGCGTTCGCCGTCGTCAAGGGGGGCGAGGTGTTCGTCGAGGGCATGAACATCCCGCCCTACAAGGACGCCAGCTACAACAACCACGAGCCGCGGCGGCCTCGCAAGCTGCTCCTCAAGCGCAAGGAGATCGCGGAGCTGGAACGGGCCGTGAGCCGCAAGGGCCTCACGATCGTGCCGCTCAGGCTCTACTTCAAGGACGGCTGGGCGAAGCTCGACATCGCCGTCGGGCGCGGCAAGAAGCTGCACGACAAGCGGCGCGACGCGGCCGCGCGCGACGCCAAGCGCGAGATCGAGCGCGCGCTGAAGGGCTCGTTCGACGGATGA
- a CDS encoding N-acetylmuramoyl-L-alanine amidase, translated as MRARLRGAGPALQLVALLTALQAALAQPALVVNGREVAGNTTALVSGASYAPAAPLAAALGATAAVDLGRGLVVLDAGGRLLQVLVAPSPQEASALPGALRLDGVAVPGPAAVVSGSEVYLPVKQVAEALGASVTYLEEQGTVVVVQPRARLTGMRRLTNPERIELDLSAPVRYSAFYNEPVQTLQVHFERTDVEVRLSPVEGERFIVATAMAAGGGADVRVQLAEDATYDVYQLPDGRGFRLVIALGDAGENPLAAGLRVVIDAGHGGQDTGLVGPEGSESSLTLAAAQRLASALRQRGFEVVMTRDGDFSVPVGTRSAAGIGADLFVSLHAADLPPGTYNAYYLGEAGDVASLEMAIRSNAGAAAERETDRLRRELLLGLVPDLEAGREFAEGIGATLFTLGDYRAGEVGPAPLQVLGGAAGRGVLLEFSPADLASDALGLHLAASVADVLAREVAREGR; from the coding sequence ATGAGGGCGCGGCTCCGCGGCGCCGGACCAGCCCTGCAGCTCGTCGCGCTCCTCACGGCGCTGCAGGCGGCGCTGGCCCAGCCGGCGCTGGTCGTGAACGGGCGCGAGGTGGCGGGCAACACCACGGCCCTGGTGAGCGGGGCCAGCTACGCCCCGGCGGCGCCACTAGCGGCCGCTCTCGGCGCCACGGCCGCCGTCGACCTCGGACGGGGCCTGGTGGTCCTCGACGCCGGCGGGCGCCTGCTGCAGGTCCTGGTGGCGCCCTCGCCGCAGGAGGCGAGCGCGCTGCCAGGGGCGCTGCGCCTCGACGGCGTCGCCGTGCCGGGACCCGCCGCCGTCGTCTCCGGCAGCGAGGTCTACCTCCCCGTGAAGCAGGTGGCCGAGGCTCTGGGCGCCAGCGTGACCTACCTCGAGGAGCAGGGGACGGTGGTCGTCGTGCAGCCGCGAGCCCGCCTCACGGGCATGCGGCGCCTGACGAACCCGGAGCGCATCGAGCTCGACCTCAGCGCCCCGGTGCGGTACAGCGCCTTCTACAACGAGCCCGTCCAGACGCTGCAGGTCCACTTCGAGCGCACCGACGTCGAGGTGCGTCTGTCGCCGGTGGAGGGCGAGAGGTTCATCGTGGCCACCGCCATGGCGGCGGGCGGCGGCGCCGACGTGCGCGTGCAGCTCGCCGAGGACGCGACCTACGACGTCTACCAGCTCCCCGACGGGCGCGGCTTCCGCCTCGTGATCGCCCTGGGCGACGCCGGCGAGAACCCGCTCGCCGCCGGCCTGCGGGTCGTCATCGACGCCGGCCACGGCGGGCAGGACACGGGCCTGGTCGGGCCGGAGGGCAGCGAGAGCAGCCTGACGCTGGCCGCCGCCCAGCGCTTGGCCAGCGCCCTGCGCCAGCGCGGCTTCGAGGTCGTGATGACCCGCGACGGCGACTTCTCCGTGCCCGTCGGCACGCGCTCGGCGGCCGGGATCGGCGCCGACCTCTTCGTCTCCCTCCACGCCGCCGACCTGCCGCCGGGCACGTACAACGCCTACTACCTCGGCGAGGCCGGCGACGTGGCCAGCCTCGAGATGGCCATCAGGAGCAACGCCGGCGCGGCCGCCGAGCGCGAGACCGACAGGCTGCGCCGCGAGCTGCTGCTGGGCCTGGTGCCCGACCTCGAGGCCGGGCGGGAGTTCGCCGAGGGCATCGGCGCCACGCTGTTCACGCTCGGCGACTACCGGGCGGGGGAGGTGGGCCCGGCGCCGCTGCAGGTGCTCGGCGGAGCGGCCGGCAGGGGCGTGCTCCTCGAGTTCTCCCCGGCCGACCTCGCCTCGGACGCGCTCGGCCTCCACCTGGCCGCGTCCGTGGCCGACGTGCTGGCGCGGGAAGTGGCGCGGGAGGGCCGATGA